In one window of Paracoccus saliphilus DNA:
- a CDS encoding lytic transglycosylase domain-containing protein: MSDETWEASPPPSSSTRKPLSAGKVGRRALLAGSLALVACGRKSQKPAERSDHSGLHPNETPYLRSRINYWAAHYGVPASLVQRVIIRESTHRPGARNGPYYGLMQILPQTARTMGYRGPASGLLDADTNLKYAVKYLRGAYLVANGNHDKAVMWYARGYYYEAKRKGLLKETGLRS; this comes from the coding sequence ATGTCTGACGAAACGTGGGAGGCATCACCTCCTCCCTCGTCCTCCACCCGGAAGCCGCTCTCCGCCGGAAAGGTCGGGCGACGCGCTCTGCTGGCCGGGTCTCTGGCACTGGTGGCTTGCGGACGGAAATCGCAGAAACCGGCTGAAAGGTCCGATCACTCGGGCCTCCACCCCAACGAGACACCCTATCTGCGCTCTCGCATCAATTATTGGGCGGCGCATTACGGTGTCCCGGCATCATTGGTCCAACGGGTCATCATCCGCGAATCCACACACCGGCCCGGCGCGCGCAACGGCCCCTATTACGGGCTGATGCAGATCCTGCCGCAGACGGCGCGAACGATGGGCTATCGCGGCCCTGCCAGCGGGCTACTCGATGCCGACACCAACCTCAAATACGCGGTAAAATACCTGCGCGGCGCCTATCTGGTTGCCAATGGCAACCATGACAAGGCGGTCATGTGGTATGCGCGGGGCTATTATTACGAGGCCAAACGCAAGGGCCTTCTGAAAGAAACCGGACTGCGGAGCTGA
- a CDS encoding class I fructose-bisphosphate aldolase, with amino-acid sequence MMMTDTVRRILANYEGETPGVKAQLARMLMTGKLAGTGKMIILPVDQGFEHGPARSFAPNPAGYDPHYHYQLAIDAGLNAFAAPLGMIEAGADSFAGQIPTILKLNSANSLMSGTAGKNQALTGSVDDALRLGCAAIGFTIYPGSDMALDMFEEIKEMRREAAAKGVATVIWSYPRGEAVSKDGETAIDIAAYAAQMAALLGAHIIKIKLSTDHLELGEAKKVYEAQKIDISTQAKRVEHCMQSSFAGRRIVVFSGGAAKGADAVYDDARAIRDGGGNGSIIGRNSFQRSREDALDMLQKLVDIYKGA; translated from the coding sequence ATGATGATGACCGACACGGTGCGCCGCATTCTTGCCAATTACGAAGGAGAAACGCCGGGTGTTAAGGCACAGCTTGCGCGTATGCTGATGACGGGCAAGCTGGCTGGCACCGGCAAGATGATCATTCTTCCGGTCGATCAGGGGTTCGAACATGGGCCTGCACGTTCATTCGCGCCCAACCCGGCGGGATATGATCCGCATTACCATTACCAGCTTGCCATCGATGCCGGGCTGAACGCCTTTGCCGCCCCTCTGGGCATGATCGAGGCCGGGGCCGACAGTTTTGCGGGCCAGATCCCCACGATCCTCAAGCTGAACAGCGCCAACAGCCTGATGTCGGGAACGGCGGGCAAGAACCAGGCGCTGACTGGCAGCGTCGACGACGCGTTGCGCCTTGGTTGCGCGGCCATCGGCTTTACCATCTATCCGGGCTCGGACATGGCGTTGGACATGTTCGAGGAAATCAAGGAGATGCGCCGCGAAGCCGCCGCCAAGGGTGTCGCCACGGTGATCTGGTCCTATCCGCGTGGCGAGGCGGTCTCGAAGGATGGCGAGACGGCCATCGACATCGCTGCCTATGCCGCCCAGATGGCGGCGCTGTTGGGAGCGCATATCATCAAGATCAAGCTGTCCACCGATCACCTGGAACTCGGCGAGGCCAAGAAGGTCTATGAGGCGCAGAAGATCGATATCTCGACCCAGGCCAAGCGGGTTGAGCATTGCATGCAATCCTCCTTTGCCGGGCGCCGGATCGTGGTGTTCTCGGGCGGTGCGGCGAAGGGCGCGGATGCGGTCTATGACGATGCGCGCGCAATCCGCGACGGCGGCGGCAACGGTTCGATCATCGGCCGCAACAGCTTCCAGCGGTCGCGCGAGGATGCGCTGGACATGCTGCAGAAGCTTGTCGATATCTATAAGGGAGCCTGA
- a CDS encoding phosphoglycerate kinase — protein MAEFKTIDDMDLDGKAVLIRVDLNVPVDQGRVTDATRIDKIVPTVKDVQAKGGIPVLLAHFARPKGKRVDSMSLKQVLPALEAALGQKVAFADDCIGGPAKRVVAALEPGDVALLENTRFHEGEEKNDQIFAASLAALGGAYINDAFSAAHRAHASTEGLARLLDAGAGRLMEAELKALDAALGNPQRPVAAVVGGAKVSTKLDLLSNLIEKVDHLIIGGGMANTFLVAKGVETGKSLAERDMADTALEIIEKAEAGGCTIHLPVDIVVAREFKAGAESEILPVDQCPADAMILDAGPDTVAEIRDIFANCRTLIWNGPLGAFEIEPFDRATNAAAQAAAEATREGTLISVAGGGDTVAALNKAGVAEDFTFISTAGGAFLEWMEGKDLPGVAALHAAAS, from the coding sequence ATGGCCGAATTCAAAACCATCGACGACATGGACCTGGACGGGAAGGCCGTTCTCATCCGCGTGGACCTGAACGTGCCGGTCGATCAGGGCCGGGTCACGGACGCCACCCGCATCGACAAGATCGTGCCCACGGTAAAGGATGTGCAGGCCAAGGGCGGCATCCCGGTGCTGCTGGCCCATTTCGCCCGCCCCAAGGGCAAGCGCGTGGACAGCATGAGCCTGAAGCAGGTCCTCCCCGCGCTGGAGGCGGCACTGGGCCAGAAGGTGGCTTTCGCCGATGACTGCATCGGAGGGCCGGCCAAGCGGGTGGTCGCCGCGTTGGAACCGGGTGACGTCGCCTTGCTGGAAAATACCCGCTTCCACGAAGGGGAAGAGAAGAACGATCAGATCTTCGCCGCATCGCTGGCCGCGTTGGGCGGGGCTTATATCAACGACGCATTCTCGGCTGCGCATCGCGCCCATGCCTCGACCGAGGGGCTGGCGCGGCTGCTGGATGCCGGGGCAGGGCGGCTGATGGAGGCCGAGCTGAAGGCGCTGGATGCGGCGCTTGGCAATCCGCAACGCCCGGTTGCGGCAGTGGTCGGCGGGGCCAAGGTCTCGACCAAGCTGGACCTGCTGTCCAACCTGATCGAGAAGGTGGATCACCTGATCATCGGCGGCGGGATGGCCAATACTTTCCTGGTCGCTAAGGGCGTCGAGACCGGCAAATCGCTGGCTGAACGTGACATGGCCGATACGGCCCTAGAGATCATCGAAAAGGCCGAGGCAGGTGGCTGCACCATTCACCTGCCGGTGGATATCGTCGTGGCGCGGGAGTTCAAGGCGGGGGCCGAGAGCGAGATCCTGCCGGTCGATCAATGCCCGGCGGATGCGATGATTCTCGATGCCGGGCCGGATACGGTGGCGGAAATCCGCGACATCTTTGCGAATTGCCGCACATTGATCTGGAATGGCCCGCTCGGTGCGTTCGAGATCGAGCCTTTCGACCGCGCGACCAATGCCGCAGCCCAAGCGGCGGCGGAGGCCACGCGCGAAGGCACGCTGATTTCGGTTGCGGGCGGTGGCGACACCGTGGCAGCGCTGAACAAGGCCGGGGTTGCCGAGGATTTCACCTTCATCTCGACGGCCGGAGGCGCTTTCCTTGAGTGGATGGAAGGTAAGGACTTGCCGGGTGTCGCAGCGCTTCACGCCGCAGCTTCCTGA
- a CDS encoding peptidylprolyl isomerase: MADIKDPENTIIIELKDGPVVVELLPDVAPKHVERMKELARAGKYDNVAFHRVIDGFMAQTGDVANANMESGYNPGRAGTGGSDLPDLPAEFSKLPHDRGTIGAARSQNPNSANSQFFISFNDNHFLNGQYTVYGRVISGMEHVDKITRGEPPAQPDRMISVKVAADA; the protein is encoded by the coding sequence ATGGCCGATATCAAGGATCCCGAGAACACCATCATCATCGAATTGAAGGACGGCCCTGTCGTGGTCGAGCTTCTGCCCGATGTCGCTCCGAAACATGTCGAGCGCATGAAGGAACTGGCGCGGGCGGGCAAATACGACAATGTCGCCTTTCATCGCGTCATCGACGGCTTCATGGCCCAGACCGGCGATGTGGCCAATGCGAACATGGAAAGCGGCTATAACCCCGGACGCGCCGGCACCGGCGGCTCGGACCTGCCGGACCTGCCAGCGGAATTCTCGAAACTGCCGCATGACCGCGGCACCATTGGCGCGGCGCGCTCGCAGAATCCCAACAGCGCAAACAGCCAGTTCTTCATCAGCTTCAATGACAACCATTTCCTGAATGGCCAGTATACTGTTTATGGTCGCGTGATTTCGGGGATGGAACATGTCGACAAGATCACTCGCGGCGAGCCGCCCGCGCAGCCCGACCGGATGATCTCGGTGAAGGTGGCCGCCGATGCATAA
- a CDS encoding peptidylprolyl isomerase, whose amino-acid sequence MHKVVLLSTALTFAATAALAEGLPGVSDGPGPNMVIEVASADGTSKGTITLDLYEDKAPNHVARLVELAESGAYDGVVFHRVIDGFMAQTGDVEHGKQDGDTSRAGMGGSELPDLEAEFNDVSFQQGTVGMARSQNPNSANSQFFIDLAPATFLDGEYTVVGQLVDGWDVLNNVKKGDSDANGAVEEPDYMAKVSIEE is encoded by the coding sequence ATGCATAAGGTCGTCCTGCTTTCCACCGCCCTAACATTCGCCGCAACTGCCGCGCTGGCCGAAGGGTTGCCTGGCGTCAGTGACGGACCCGGCCCCAATATGGTGATCGAGGTCGCCTCGGCCGATGGCACCTCCAAGGGCACGATCACGCTGGACCTCTATGAGGACAAGGCGCCCAACCATGTCGCAAGGCTGGTCGAGCTGGCCGAATCCGGCGCCTATGACGGCGTCGTGTTCCACCGCGTCATCGACGGCTTCATGGCCCAGACCGGCGATGTGGAGCATGGCAAGCAGGATGGCGACACGTCGAGGGCTGGCATGGGCGGCTCGGAGTTGCCCGACCTCGAGGCGGAGTTCAACGATGTCTCGTTCCAGCAAGGCACGGTCGGCATGGCGCGCTCTCAGAACCCGAACAGCGCAAACAGCCAGTTCTTCATCGATCTTGCCCCGGCGACCTTCCTTGACGGGGAATATACCGTGGTCGGACAACTGGTCGATGGCTGGGACGTTCTGAACAACGTGAAGAAGGGCGATTCCGACGCCAATGGCGCCGTCGAAGAACCCGACTACATGGCCAAGGTCTCTATCGAGGAATGA